A genomic segment from Streptomyces sp. NBC_00237 encodes:
- a CDS encoding LUD domain-containing protein: MTPTTSGRARVLARIRTALADAPEAPEPLRSYATTHTPDDPAAVLDLLHENLADYRAIVHRTTEDDIAHLLTRLLAERGSASVLVPGGLPAHWLSAADPARVHDRAALTATELDQVESVVTGCALAIAETGTIVLDGSPDQGRRRITLVPDHHICVVRAPSQVVASLPQAMPRLDPTRPLTWISGPSATSDIELDRVEGVHGPRTLEVVLLTEA, encoded by the coding sequence ATGACTCCGACGACGTCCGGCCGGGCCCGCGTCCTCGCCCGTATCCGTACGGCTCTCGCCGACGCCCCCGAAGCGCCCGAGCCCCTCCGTTCGTACGCCACCACGCACACGCCCGACGACCCGGCAGCGGTCCTCGACCTCCTCCACGAGAACCTCGCCGACTACCGGGCCATCGTCCACCGCACCACCGAGGACGACATCGCGCACCTGCTGACGCGCCTGCTCGCGGAACGCGGCTCGGCCTCCGTCCTCGTCCCTGGGGGCCTGCCCGCGCACTGGCTCTCCGCGGCCGACCCGGCCCGCGTCCACGACCGGGCGGCCCTGACCGCCACGGAACTCGACCAGGTCGAGAGCGTCGTCACCGGCTGCGCCCTCGCCATCGCGGAGACCGGCACGATCGTCCTCGACGGCAGCCCCGACCAGGGCCGTCGCCGCATCACCCTGGTCCCCGACCACCACATCTGTGTGGTCCGCGCCCCCTCCCAGGTCGTCGCGTCACTCCCGCAGGCCATGCCCCGCCTGGACCCGACCCGCCCCCTGACCTGGATCTCGGGCCCCTCGGCGACGAGCGACATCGAACTGGACAGGGTCGAGGGCGTCCACGGCCCGCGCACCCTGGAGGTGGTCCTCCTCACCGAAGCGTGA
- a CDS encoding LutB/LldF family L-lactate oxidation iron-sulfur protein → MPSFPRAAQSAVRDTTLRANLRHATHTIRDKRAKAVAELDDWSHLREAGKQIKDHTLRHLDRYLLQLEEAVTAAGGTVHWAADADEANRIVTDLVKATGEREVVKVKSMATQEIGLNEALEAEGITAYETDLAELIVQLGDDRPSHILVPAIHRNRGEIRDIFTRTMSEWGRPAPADLTDRPADLAEAARLHLREKFLRAKVGISGANFMVAETGTLVVVESEGNGRMCLTLPETLISVVGIEKTVPTWRDLEVFLQTLPRSSTAERMNPYTSTWTGTTDGDGPRTFHLVLLDNGRTDVLADEVGRQTLRCIRCSACLNVCPVYERAGGHAYGSVYPGPIGAILTPQLRGTASELDASLPFASSLCGACYEVCPVAIDIPEVLVHLREKVADQGGKGHRLEKAAMKSATWLLDHPTALTAAERAASLTRKAHPRRIPGGAAWTNTRDLPELPAVPFRTWWKRNRTS, encoded by the coding sequence ATGCCGTCCTTCCCCCGTGCGGCCCAATCCGCCGTCCGGGACACCACCCTCCGAGCCAACCTCCGGCACGCGACCCACACCATCCGCGACAAACGCGCCAAAGCGGTCGCCGAGCTGGACGACTGGTCCCACCTCCGCGAGGCCGGAAAGCAGATCAAGGACCACACCCTCCGCCACCTGGACCGCTACCTCCTGCAACTGGAGGAGGCCGTCACCGCGGCGGGCGGCACGGTCCACTGGGCCGCCGACGCCGACGAGGCAAACCGCATCGTCACCGACCTCGTGAAGGCGACGGGGGAGCGCGAAGTGGTCAAGGTCAAATCGATGGCCACCCAGGAGATCGGCCTCAACGAAGCCCTGGAGGCCGAGGGGATCACCGCCTACGAAACGGACCTCGCCGAGCTCATCGTCCAACTGGGCGACGACCGTCCGTCCCACATCCTCGTCCCGGCCATCCACCGCAACCGGGGCGAGATCCGGGACATCTTCACCCGCACGATGAGCGAATGGGGCCGCCCGGCCCCCGCCGACCTCACCGACCGCCCCGCCGACCTCGCCGAAGCCGCCCGTCTGCACCTGCGCGAGAAGTTCCTCCGGGCCAAGGTCGGCATCTCGGGCGCGAACTTCATGGTCGCCGAGACCGGCACCCTCGTCGTCGTGGAATCCGAGGGCAACGGCCGCATGTGCCTCACCCTCCCCGAGACCCTGATCTCCGTCGTCGGCATCGAGAAGACCGTCCCCACCTGGCGCGACCTCGAAGTCTTCCTCCAGACCCTGCCCCGCTCCTCCACCGCCGAACGCATGAACCCGTACACCAGCACCTGGACCGGTACGACCGACGGCGACGGCCCCCGCACCTTCCACCTGGTCCTCCTCGACAACGGCCGCACCGACGTCCTCGCCGACGAGGTCGGCCGCCAGACCCTGCGCTGCATCCGCTGCTCCGCCTGCCTCAACGTCTGCCCGGTGTACGAACGCGCCGGCGGCCACGCGTACGGCTCGGTCTACCCGGGCCCCATCGGCGCGATCCTCACCCCCCAACTCCGCGGCACCGCATCGGAACTGGACGCCTCCCTCCCCTTCGCCTCCTCCCTCTGCGGTGCCTGCTACGAGGTGTGCCCGGTCGCCATCGACATCCCGGAGGTCCTGGTCCACCTCCGTGAGAAGGTCGCCGACCAGGGCGGCAAGGGCCACCGCCTGGAGAAGGCGGCGATGAAGTCCGCCACCTGGCTCCTCGACCACCCCACCGCCCTGACCGCCGCCGAACGCGCCGCCTCCCTGACCCGCAAGGCCCACCCCCGGCGCATCCCCGGCGGCGCGGCCTGGACCAACACCCGCGACCTTCCGGAGCTGCCCGCCGTGCCGTTCCGGACCTGGTGGAAGAGGAACCGCACCTCATGA
- a CDS encoding (Fe-S)-binding protein, with amino-acid sequence MRVALFVTCVNDAVFPATGIAVVKLLERLGVQVDFPAAQTCCGQPQYNTGYRRDTEPLVRRTAAAFEGYDHVVTPSGSCAAMIRDNYPRIGRLQTKEGRGDDLAAAAASLVARTYELTEFLVDVLGVTDVGAYFPHTVTYHPSCHGLRTLGLGDRPRKLLEAVGGLELRELPCAEECCGFGGTFAVKNSDVSAAMGEDKIRHAQSTGADFLCGADNSCLMHLGGMLRRERSPQRALHLAEILASTEEEPLL; translated from the coding sequence ATGCGCGTCGCACTCTTCGTCACTTGCGTCAACGACGCGGTGTTCCCGGCCACCGGAATCGCCGTCGTGAAGCTGCTGGAGCGGCTCGGGGTCCAGGTGGACTTCCCCGCCGCGCAGACCTGCTGCGGGCAGCCGCAGTACAACACCGGCTACCGCCGCGACACCGAACCACTGGTCCGCAGGACCGCCGCCGCCTTCGAGGGGTACGACCACGTGGTCACCCCTTCCGGCTCCTGCGCCGCGATGATCCGCGACAACTATCCGCGCATCGGACGTCTCCAGACCAAGGAGGGACGGGGCGACGACCTCGCCGCAGCCGCCGCCTCACTCGTTGCGCGCACGTACGAACTGACCGAGTTCCTGGTCGACGTCCTCGGCGTCACGGACGTCGGCGCGTACTTCCCGCACACCGTCACCTACCACCCGTCCTGCCACGGACTGCGCACGCTGGGCCTCGGCGACCGCCCCCGCAAGCTGCTCGAAGCGGTCGGGGGCCTGGAACTGAGAGAGCTCCCCTGCGCCGAGGAGTGCTGTGGCTTCGGCGGCACCTTCGCCGTGAAGAACTCCGATGTTTCCGCCGCGATGGGCGAGGACAAGATCCGTCACGCGCAGTCGACCGGAGCCGACTTCCTGTGCGGCGCGGACAACTCCTGCCTGATGCACCTGGGCGGCATGCTCCGCCGCGAGCGCTCCCCGCAGCGCGCCCTGCACCTCGCCGAAATCCTGGCCAGTACCGAAGAGGAGCCCCTGCTGTGA
- a CDS encoding RNA polymerase sigma factor codes for MSLSPSRPFPQEIAESPSLVSLIERGRDQGHINGDDVRHAFEADSIPVDQWKRVLRSLNQVLDEEGVTLMVTAAAAAKPAKAAKRAPRKAAASGEAKPAVKRAVAKKAAPVKKTTTAAKAAAAEAPSVEDDLDETSAADKPAPKKRATKKTAAKKTAAKKQTDEWAGDGEEEEETPKPGTAGYVLSDEDEDDAPPQQVAVAGATADPVKDYLKLIGKVPLLNAEQEVELAKRIEAGLFSEHKLDGEDGEATEELTPQFRRELEILVEDGRRAKNHLLEANLRLVVSLAKRYTGRGMLFLDLIQEGNVGLIRAVEKFDYTKGFKFSTYATWWIRQAITRAMADQARTIRIPVHMVEVINKLARVQRQMLQDLGREPTPEELAKELDMTPEKVIEVQKYGREPISLHTPLGEEGDSEFGDLIEDSEAVVPADAVSFTFLQEQLHSVLDTLSEREAGVVSMRFGLADGQPKTLDEIGKVYGVTRERIRQIESKTMSKLRHPSRSQVLRDYLD; via the coding sequence GTGTCGCTCAGTCCGTCCCGCCCGTTCCCTCAGGAGATCGCCGAATCGCCGTCCTTGGTCTCGCTCATCGAGCGCGGCCGGGACCAGGGCCACATCAATGGCGACGACGTCCGCCATGCCTTCGAAGCGGACAGCATCCCTGTCGACCAGTGGAAGCGGGTCCTGCGCAGCCTGAACCAGGTCCTCGACGAGGAGGGTGTGACGCTGATGGTGACGGCGGCCGCCGCCGCCAAGCCCGCGAAGGCCGCCAAGCGCGCCCCTCGCAAGGCCGCCGCCTCCGGTGAGGCCAAGCCCGCCGTGAAGCGTGCCGTCGCCAAGAAGGCCGCCCCGGTCAAGAAGACGACGACCGCGGCCAAGGCCGCCGCCGCCGAGGCCCCCTCCGTCGAGGACGACCTCGACGAGACGTCGGCCGCGGACAAGCCCGCTCCGAAGAAGCGCGCCACCAAGAAGACGGCGGCGAAGAAGACCGCCGCCAAGAAGCAGACCGACGAGTGGGCGGGTGACGGCGAGGAGGAGGAAGAGACCCCCAAGCCCGGCACCGCCGGTTACGTCCTGTCCGACGAGGACGAGGACGACGCGCCGCCGCAGCAGGTCGCGGTCGCGGGCGCCACCGCCGACCCGGTCAAGGACTACCTGAAGCTCATCGGCAAGGTGCCGCTGCTCAACGCCGAGCAGGAGGTGGAGCTGGCCAAGCGCATCGAGGCCGGTCTCTTCTCCGAGCACAAGCTCGACGGCGAGGACGGCGAGGCTACGGAGGAGCTGACCCCGCAGTTCCGCCGCGAGCTGGAGATCCTCGTCGAGGACGGCCGCCGCGCCAAGAACCACCTGCTGGAGGCCAACCTCCGCCTCGTGGTGTCTCTGGCGAAGCGTTACACCGGCCGAGGCATGCTGTTCCTGGACCTCATCCAGGAGGGCAACGTCGGTCTGATCCGTGCGGTCGAGAAGTTCGACTACACCAAGGGCTTCAAGTTCTCGACGTACGCGACGTGGTGGATCCGCCAGGCGATCACCCGCGCGATGGCCGACCAGGCGCGCACCATCCGCATCCCGGTGCACATGGTCGAGGTCATCAACAAGCTGGCCCGCGTCCAGCGCCAGATGCTCCAGGACCTGGGCCGCGAGCCCACCCCGGAGGAGCTGGCCAAGGAACTCGACATGACCCCCGAGAAGGTCATCGAGGTCCAGAAGTACGGCCGCGAGCCCATCTCGCTGCACACGCCCCTCGGCGAGGAGGGCGACAGCGAGTTCGGCGACCTCATCGAGGACTCGGAGGCCGTGGTCCCGGCCGACGCCGTCTCCTTCACCTTCCTCCAGGAGCAGCTGCACTCCGTCCTGGACACGCTCTCCGAGCGTGAGGCGGGCGTCGTCTCGATGCGCTTCGGTCTGGCGGACGGCCAGCCGAAGACGCTGGACGAGATCGGCAAGGTCTACGGCGTGACGCGCGAGCGCATCCGCCAGATCGAGTCCAAGACGATGTCCAAGCTGCGTCACCCGTCGCGCTCGCAGGTGCTGCGCGACTACCTGGACTAA
- a CDS encoding cytochrome P450 has product MDLADHRHLDALYRDPYPLYARARAVEGLTFVPEFDAWLVARDADIREVLRRPEDFSSANALRPDVRPGPAALAEFAKGLGGFRTVLSTDGEAHRTYRAPLNTGLSVARLNAVLPYATARAEALVDAFAGRGRVELMGEYAEKLPGGVIGRVLGLTEEDARTAVHGSRRAEELLFRPLDEDEQVAAARDVVTLQHLLDNYIRERRAHPQDDLISTMTAALMPGSGDLTREQRAEIVSQFQNLLIAGHLTTTALIGSTVHHLLRDRAQWELLCAEPGRILAAVEEAARFDTPIQGFRRLTTRTVTLSGTELPAGTTVFVAYGSANRDPARHCPHPDAFDITRTAPAKHLGFGHGVHGCPGSHLGRAQLRITLELFTRRLPAVTLRDMRLGRAADQQVVVRPTLIHRSPQALHLTFPAEKPGRDPSGV; this is encoded by the coding sequence GTGGACTTAGCCGATCACCGTCACCTCGACGCCCTCTACCGCGACCCGTACCCTCTCTACGCCCGCGCCCGCGCAGTCGAGGGCCTCACGTTCGTGCCCGAGTTCGACGCCTGGCTCGTCGCCCGTGACGCCGACATCCGCGAGGTCCTGCGCAGGCCGGAGGACTTCTCCTCGGCCAACGCGCTGCGCCCGGACGTCCGCCCGGGCCCCGCTGCCCTCGCCGAGTTCGCCAAGGGCCTCGGCGGGTTCCGTACCGTACTGAGCACCGACGGCGAAGCCCACCGCACCTACCGCGCGCCCCTCAACACCGGCCTCTCCGTGGCCCGGCTCAACGCCGTCCTCCCGTACGCCACCGCCCGCGCCGAAGCCCTCGTCGACGCCTTCGCGGGCCGGGGGCGGGTCGAGCTGATGGGGGAGTACGCCGAGAAGCTGCCCGGCGGTGTCATCGGCCGGGTCCTCGGCCTCACCGAGGAGGACGCCCGCACCGCCGTCCACGGCAGCCGCCGCGCCGAGGAACTGCTCTTCCGGCCCCTCGACGAGGACGAGCAGGTCGCCGCAGCCCGCGACGTCGTCACCCTCCAGCACCTGCTGGACAACTACATCCGCGAACGCCGCGCGCACCCCCAGGACGACCTGATCTCCACCATGACGGCCGCCCTGATGCCCGGCAGCGGCGACCTCACCCGCGAGCAGCGCGCCGAGATCGTCTCCCAGTTCCAGAATCTGCTGATCGCGGGGCACCTCACCACGACCGCCCTGATCGGCAGCACCGTGCACCACCTGCTGCGCGACCGCGCCCAGTGGGAACTGCTGTGCGCCGAGCCCGGGCGCATCCTGGCCGCCGTCGAGGAGGCCGCCCGCTTCGACACCCCGATCCAGGGGTTCCGACGGCTCACCACCCGTACGGTCACCCTCTCCGGCACCGAACTCCCCGCCGGAACCACCGTGTTCGTGGCCTACGGATCCGCCAACCGCGACCCCGCCCGGCACTGCCCCCACCCCGACGCCTTCGACATCACCCGCACCGCCCCCGCAAAACACCTCGGCTTCGGGCACGGCGTCCACGGCTGCCCCGGCTCGCACCTGGGCCGCGCGCAACTGCGCATCACCCTGGAACTGTTCACCCGCCGCCTCCCCGCTGTGACATTGAGAGACATGCGCCTGGGGCGAGCGGCGGACCAGCAGGTCGTCGTACGACCCACTCTGATCCATCGCTCGCCCCAGGCGCTGCACCTGACCTTCCCGGCCGAAAAGCCGGGCCGGGACCCGTCCGGGGTTTAG
- a CDS encoding DUF350 domain-containing protein, producing the protein MEDIVNGIGRAAAYGALGVVLLTLGIFLVDALTPGKLGRQIWEERNRNCALLLSSALLGIGGIVFTSIWTTYDDFGKGLVSTAAFGVLGLVMMAIAFWVVDVVTPGKLGKTLVEQEPHPAVWVTASCNIAVAAVISASIA; encoded by the coding sequence ATGGAAGACATCGTCAACGGAATCGGCCGTGCCGCCGCCTACGGCGCCCTCGGCGTCGTCCTGCTCACGCTGGGCATTTTCCTGGTGGACGCGCTGACTCCGGGCAAGCTGGGGCGCCAGATCTGGGAGGAGCGCAACCGGAACTGTGCGTTGCTGCTCAGTTCCGCCCTGCTGGGCATCGGCGGGATCGTCTTCACGTCGATCTGGACGACGTACGACGACTTCGGCAAGGGCCTGGTGTCCACGGCCGCCTTCGGCGTGCTGGGCCTGGTGATGATGGCGATCGCGTTCTGGGTGGTCGACGTGGTGACGCCCGGCAAGCTGGGCAAGACGCTCGTGGAGCAGGAACCGCACCCCGCGGTGTGGGTGACGGCATCGTGCAACATCGCGGTGGCAGCGGTGATTTCCGCGTCGATCGCCTAG
- a CDS encoding GntR family transcriptional regulator, with product MPIENRPLREQVKEELIKRLGRGTIPTDEPINEGRLATELGVSRTPLREALISLEREGIITSERGKGFRFAPMSAQEFRDLTTIVATLESLALESTDPAQLAALAPKLLEEARAFSAPQARHDVIEQYDDAWHALLLSGCPNVRLMDLIASLKLTMHRYEQVALGDQDVLERSAEEHERIAEFLVSGDVPNAVRALKENWNSGMDRILERLTA from the coding sequence ATGCCTATCGAGAACCGCCCGCTGCGCGAGCAGGTCAAGGAGGAGCTGATCAAGCGGCTCGGCCGAGGCACGATCCCGACCGACGAACCCATCAACGAGGGCCGCCTCGCCACCGAACTCGGTGTCAGCCGCACACCCCTCCGCGAAGCCCTGATCTCGCTGGAGCGCGAAGGGATCATCACCAGCGAACGCGGCAAGGGCTTCCGCTTCGCCCCCATGAGCGCTCAGGAGTTCCGCGACCTCACCACCATCGTCGCGACTCTCGAATCCCTCGCCCTGGAGTCCACGGACCCGGCCCAACTGGCCGCCCTGGCACCCAAGCTGCTCGAAGAGGCCCGCGCCTTCTCCGCGCCGCAGGCCCGGCACGACGTCATCGAGCAGTACGACGACGCCTGGCACGCGCTGCTCCTGTCCGGCTGCCCCAACGTCCGCCTGATGGACCTGATCGCGTCCCTCAAGCTCACCATGCACCGCTACGAACAGGTCGCGCTCGGCGACCAGGACGTACTGGAGCGGTCGGCTGAGGAGCACGAGCGCATCGCCGAATTCCTGGTGAGCGGCGACGTGCCGAACGCCGTCCGCGCCCTCAAGGAGAACTGGAACAGCGGCATGGACCGCATCCTGGAACGCCTGACGGCCTGA
- a CDS encoding SDR family NAD(P)-dependent oxidoreductase → MIDLTGKRALVTAGASGIGRASALLLAELGARVVVADIDTEAGEATAKEAEGLFVHCDVSQRTDCEQAVHTAHTELGGVDVLFNNAGIIRRSTVCEITEDDWDLVMAVNVRSIMLMSRLVIPGMVAEGGGSIINTGSGWGISGGSRAVSYCASKGAVVNMTRAMAIDHGPDLIRVNCVCPGDTATGMLAEEARQLGESAQVFYEDAADRPLGRIGQPRDIAQTVAFLASDASSFLSGAIIPVDGGGTA, encoded by the coding sequence ATGATCGACCTCACCGGCAAGCGCGCCCTCGTCACCGCCGGTGCCTCCGGCATCGGCCGCGCCTCGGCCCTCCTCCTCGCCGAACTCGGCGCCCGCGTCGTCGTCGCCGACATCGACACCGAAGCAGGCGAAGCCACGGCCAAGGAAGCAGAGGGCCTCTTCGTCCACTGCGACGTCTCGCAGCGCACCGACTGCGAGCAAGCCGTCCACACCGCCCACACCGAACTCGGCGGCGTCGACGTCCTCTTCAACAACGCCGGAATCATCCGCCGCTCCACCGTCTGCGAGATCACCGAGGACGACTGGGACCTCGTCATGGCCGTCAACGTCCGCTCGATCATGCTGATGTCGCGCCTCGTGATACCGGGCATGGTCGCCGAGGGAGGCGGCTCCATCATCAACACCGGCTCCGGATGGGGCATTTCGGGCGGCTCCCGCGCCGTCTCGTACTGCGCCTCCAAAGGGGCCGTCGTCAATATGACCCGCGCCATGGCCATCGACCACGGCCCCGACCTGATCCGCGTCAACTGCGTTTGCCCCGGCGACACCGCCACCGGCATGCTCGCCGAGGAGGCCCGCCAACTCGGCGAGAGCGCCCAGGTGTTCTACGAGGACGCGGCCGACCGCCCGCTCGGCCGCATCGGCCAGCCCCGCGACATCGCGCAGACCGTCGCCTTCCTCGCCTCCGACGCCTCCTCGTTCCTCAGCGGCGCGATCATCCCCGTCGACGGCGGCGGAACCGCGTAA
- a CDS encoding ATP-NAD kinase family protein codes for MIRLGLVVNPVAGLGGRVGLGGSDGTEVQRRALSLGAVPCAGERAAAALAELACRTRDFELVTASGAMGEAAARTASVAARVVYRSRLGAPGTPGATGATGPRDTVEAVRALVAEGVGLLLFAGGDGTARDVLDALGEAAGVPVLGIPTGVKMHSAVFAVNPRAAGEVAATWASARTRPQVRDAEVMDRDEAELRLGRLTSRLYGWLPVPYVPVRVQQRKAGSTVVPPEAVGGIAAELASRLTPDEFLILGPGTTTQAVAAALGAEVPLTGVSALVRADGEGGVRTCGCVAGTCGCVGGAAGTCGCVEGVAGTCGCVVAGRAVPRAPKCPPPSPSVSLPPNPVELRPPRPLGRRGRPPGAERAGKGAAPLAPGPPRSAPAPPPGPAPDGSAPAQPQHRPHPARSPAPPPYRTAATHLTSTHLLTLTHHHPALIALSPIGGQGFLLGRGNQQISPEVLRAVGPDKLLVLATESKLAALHGRPLLIDTGDASLDAELSGYLTVLTGRGRTALYRLSH; via the coding sequence GTGATCCGGCTCGGTCTCGTGGTCAACCCGGTCGCCGGTCTCGGCGGCCGGGTGGGGCTCGGAGGCAGCGACGGTACGGAGGTCCAGCGGAGGGCGCTGTCGCTGGGGGCCGTGCCGTGCGCGGGGGAACGGGCGGCGGCGGCCCTGGCCGAACTGGCCTGCCGCACAAGGGACTTCGAGCTGGTGACGGCGTCGGGTGCGATGGGGGAGGCGGCTGCGCGTACGGCGTCGGTGGCGGCGCGGGTGGTGTACCGGTCGCGCCTCGGTGCGCCCGGTACACCCGGTGCAACTGGTGCGACCGGGCCCCGGGACACCGTCGAGGCCGTCCGTGCGCTCGTGGCGGAGGGCGTCGGTCTCCTGCTCTTCGCCGGGGGCGACGGTACGGCCCGGGACGTGCTCGACGCGCTGGGGGAAGCGGCCGGGGTGCCGGTCCTCGGCATCCCGACCGGCGTCAAGATGCACTCGGCGGTCTTCGCGGTGAACCCGCGTGCGGCGGGGGAGGTGGCGGCGACGTGGGCGTCCGCGCGGACCCGCCCGCAGGTGCGGGACGCGGAGGTCATGGACCGCGACGAGGCCGAACTCCGGCTCGGCCGCCTGACCTCCCGCCTCTACGGCTGGCTGCCGGTCCCGTACGTTCCGGTGCGCGTGCAGCAGCGCAAGGCGGGCAGCACGGTGGTTCCGCCGGAGGCGGTGGGCGGCATCGCGGCGGAGCTGGCCTCCCGGCTGACTCCGGACGAGTTCCTGATCCTGGGCCCCGGCACGACCACCCAGGCGGTGGCGGCGGCGCTCGGCGCGGAGGTTCCGCTGACGGGCGTAAGCGCTCTGGTCCGTGCGGATGGGGAGGGCGGGGTCCGTACGTGCGGGTGCGTGGCGGGCACGTGCGGGTGCGTGGGGGGTGCGGCGGGCACGTGCGGGTGCGTGGAGGGTGTGGCGGGTACGTGCGGGTGCGTCGTGGCTGGCCGCGCAGTTCCCCGCGCCCCTAAATGCCCTCCCCCTAGCCCCTCTGTGTCCCTCCCGCCCAACCCCGTTGAGCTCCGCCCGCCTCGTCCCCTTGGGCGGCGGGGCCGCCCCCCGGGGGCGGAACGGGCGGGCAAGGGGGCGGCCCCCCTCGCTCCGGGCCCACCCCGGAGCGCCCCCGCCCCACCCCCGGGGCCCGCACCTGACGGATCGGCCCCCGCCCAGCCCCAGCACCGCCCGCACCCTGCAAGGAGCCCCGCCCCACCCCCGTACCGCACCGCCGCCACCCACCTCACCTCCACCCACCTCCTCACCCTCACCCACCACCACCCCGCCCTCATCGCCCTTTCCCCCATCGGCGGCCAAGGCTTCCTCCTCGGCCGGGGCAACCAGCAGATCTCCCCCGAGGTCCTCCGAGCCGTCGGCCCCGACAAGCTCCTCGTCCTCGCCACCGAGTCCAAGCTCGCCGCCCTCCACGGCCGCCCGCTCCTCATCGACACGGGCGACGCATCCCTCGACGCCGAACTCTCCGGCTACCTCACCGTCCTCACCGGCCGAGGCCGCACCGCCCTCTACCGGCTCAGCCACTGA
- the gcvPB gene encoding aminomethyl-transferring glycine dehydrogenase subunit GcvPB, which produces MSAHPTAGPVAPEDARIADKPALRRFHQASWDEKLIFELGSPGERGVLVPAVDPEIAEALGGCDSGGTVEIPAALRRRTPPALPEIGQQQVLRHYLRLSQETLGADLNVDVGQGTCTMKYSPKVNDRFVSDERIAGLHPLQDESTVQGVLEILYRLEGLLKEVSGMDRVSLQPGAGSAAIYANVAMIRGYFADRGEAGTRDEIITTIFSHPSNAACAKTAGFKVITLHPDADGYPDIEALKAAVGPRTAALLITNPEDTGIYNPRIAEFVDIVHAAGGLAAYDQANANGILGITRAREAGFDLCHFNLHKTFSTPHACGGPAAGACGVTDALAPYLPRPTAEFDAESGRYWLDGDRPHSVGKIRPHHGVVPNLVRAYAWIMSMGAEGLREVAETAVLNNNYLLHKVRQIRGVSVPYAEGRPRVEQVRYSWEQLNEDTGIHSEQIGVRAADFGTHYWTSHHPYVVPEPMTLEPTESYSRTDLDEYAAILAEVAREAYEDPETVRTAPHRSTIHRVRPEALDDPAVWSPSWRTYRRKVLGV; this is translated from the coding sequence GTGAGCGCCCACCCCACCGCAGGCCCCGTCGCCCCCGAGGACGCCCGGATCGCCGACAAGCCCGCACTCCGCCGCTTCCACCAGGCGTCCTGGGACGAGAAGCTGATCTTCGAACTCGGCTCGCCCGGCGAACGCGGCGTCCTGGTCCCCGCCGTCGACCCGGAGATCGCCGAAGCCCTCGGCGGCTGCGATTCTGGCGGGACGGTCGAGATCCCGGCCGCACTCCGCCGCCGCACCCCTCCCGCCCTCCCCGAGATCGGCCAGCAGCAGGTGCTCCGGCACTACCTGCGGCTCTCGCAGGAGACCCTGGGAGCCGACCTCAACGTCGACGTGGGCCAGGGCACGTGCACGATGAAGTACAGCCCGAAGGTCAACGACCGCTTCGTGTCCGACGAGCGGATCGCCGGGCTGCACCCGCTCCAGGACGAGTCCACCGTGCAGGGAGTCCTGGAGATCCTGTACCGGCTGGAGGGCCTCCTGAAGGAGGTCTCCGGCATGGACAGGGTCTCCCTCCAGCCCGGTGCGGGCTCCGCCGCCATCTACGCCAACGTCGCCATGATCCGCGGCTACTTCGCCGACCGGGGCGAGGCCGGCACCCGTGACGAGATCATCACCACGATCTTCTCCCACCCCTCGAACGCGGCCTGCGCGAAGACGGCGGGCTTCAAGGTCATCACCCTCCACCCGGACGCCGACGGCTACCCCGACATCGAGGCGCTGAAGGCCGCCGTCGGCCCGCGCACCGCCGCCCTCCTCATCACCAACCCCGAGGACACCGGGATCTACAACCCCCGCATCGCGGAGTTCGTCGACATCGTCCACGCGGCGGGCGGCCTCGCCGCGTACGACCAGGCCAACGCCAACGGCATCCTCGGCATCACCCGGGCCCGCGAGGCGGGCTTCGACCTGTGCCACTTCAACCTGCACAAGACCTTCTCCACCCCGCACGCCTGCGGCGGCCCGGCGGCCGGTGCCTGCGGAGTCACCGACGCCCTGGCGCCGTATCTTCCGCGTCCCACCGCCGAGTTCGACGCGGAGAGCGGACGCTACTGGCTGGACGGGGACCGCCCGCACTCGGTCGGCAAGATCCGCCCGCACCACGGGGTCGTCCCCAACCTGGTCCGCGCGTACGCCTGGATCATGTCCATGGGCGCGGAGGGACTGCGCGAGGTCGCCGAGACCGCCGTCCTCAACAACAACTACCTCCTCCACAAGGTGCGGCAGATCCGGGGCGTCTCCGTCCCGTACGCCGAGGGCCGCCCGCGCGTCGAGCAGGTCCGCTACAGCTGGGAGCAGCTGAACGAGGACACCGGCATCCACAGCGAGCAGATCGGCGTCCGCGCGGCCGACTTCGGCACGCACTACTGGACCAGCCACCACCCGTACGTCGTCCCCGAGCCCATGACCCTGGAGCCCACCGAGTCGTACTCCCGGACCGACCTGGACGAGTACGCGGCGATCCTCGCCGAGGTGGCACGGGAGGCGTACGAGGACCCGGAGACGGTACGCACCGCACCGCACCGCTCCACCATCCACCGGGTCCGCCCGGAGGCCCTCGACGACCCGGCCGTCTGGTCCCCGAGCTGGCGCACCTACCGCCGCAAGGTGCTGGGCGTGTGA